A window from Syntrophorhabdaceae bacterium encodes these proteins:
- a CDS encoding xanthine dehydrogenase family protein molybdopterin-binding subunit, which translates to MRPGNPEPAKRPAVTGKTGNRFDAYAKVTGKERYAADYYGGDCLRAGVKRAGVPHALLKNIYIEEAKTIPGVVAVLTHRDIKGSNRQGIIRKDHPVLVDDKIRYTGDAVALVIAETEEALKDALDLITFQHEPLPGVFEPEEALKEGAPVIHEDNPDGNLLRRIFVETGKKGDALKDSEVIAEGSFELPYQEHAYLETEAGWAYATGDGKLVIVASTQTPFRDRIEIAHSLGMEAEDIRVIAPYLGGAFGGKDGVTVQSLLGLAALNAGGRPVKMWWDRYESFLAGVKRLPARMHYRLGAKGDGTLHALECRLYFNAGAYAGLCGEVMALAIEHAGGAYRIPNVSIHGWCVYTNNPIGGPFRGFGVPQATAAMEQMMDILAGRLNMDPFELRLKNALRHGDKNCMGVTLNYSTGLLDCLQELSRHPLWQERDEWKKAAQAGKKRGVGLAALSHAMGYPPVVPDIANAKIELTGEGTIRVYAGVVDMGQGNASTNLQIAGAVLSQESGSMELILPDTEKTLPSGSASASRCTYVYGNALIIAAAQLKEIILEKSLVALTADTKEELDMGQGKVVHRQTGREISFKALALSMNPPERIATGFFQVPVTEEARDVIYMGPHCIFSYGAHLACVEIDESTGQVAISAYLAVTDAGRVLNPVLYEQQIQGGIAQGIGYALMEDLKISEGRIKTEDLAAYKIPTAPDIPNIVSIPVEIGEETGPFGIKGIGEISINGPLPAIANAIHDACGIRIPRAPFTAERIFTALGEKRQEV; encoded by the coding sequence ATGAGGCCGGGCAATCCTGAACCCGCCAAAAGACCGGCAGTAACCGGCAAAACAGGAAACCGCTTCGATGCCTATGCAAAGGTAACCGGCAAAGAGAGATATGCGGCGGATTACTATGGCGGGGATTGCCTCCGCGCCGGTGTAAAGCGGGCAGGAGTGCCTCATGCACTTTTAAAAAACATTTACATTGAAGAGGCAAAAACAATTCCAGGCGTCGTTGCCGTCCTTACCCACAGGGATATAAAGGGATCGAACAGACAGGGGATTATCAGAAAAGATCACCCTGTGCTCGTTGACGATAAGATCCGTTACACCGGCGACGCTGTTGCCCTCGTTATTGCCGAGACAGAGGAGGCGCTTAAGGACGCCCTTGATCTGATCACCTTCCAACACGAACCGCTCCCCGGTGTTTTTGAACCTGAAGAAGCGCTCAAAGAAGGGGCGCCCGTCATACATGAGGATAACCCTGATGGGAATCTTCTTCGCAGGATCTTCGTGGAAACAGGCAAAAAGGGCGATGCGCTCAAGGATTCAGAGGTGATCGCGGAAGGGTCCTTTGAACTTCCATACCAGGAACATGCCTACCTGGAAACCGAGGCAGGGTGGGCATACGCGACGGGCGACGGGAAGCTTGTCATTGTCGCCTCCACCCAGACACCGTTTCGCGACCGCATCGAGATCGCGCATTCCCTCGGTATGGAGGCAGAGGACATCCGGGTCATTGCGCCGTATCTGGGTGGAGCCTTTGGCGGGAAGGACGGCGTAACGGTTCAGTCTCTCCTCGGCCTTGCGGCCCTCAATGCCGGAGGAAGACCGGTGAAGATGTGGTGGGACCGGTATGAAAGCTTTCTGGCCGGGGTAAAGCGTCTGCCTGCCAGGATGCACTACCGTCTTGGCGCAAAGGGGGACGGGACGCTCCACGCGCTGGAATGCAGGCTTTACTTCAACGCGGGCGCCTATGCGGGGCTATGCGGGGAGGTCATGGCCCTTGCCATAGAACACGCAGGGGGAGCATACAGGATACCCAACGTCAGCATCCACGGCTGGTGCGTCTATACGAATAATCCCATCGGCGGCCCCTTCAGGGGTTTCGGGGTGCCTCAGGCAACGGCAGCCATGGAACAGATGATGGATATCCTTGCCGGGAGGCTCAATATGGATCCCTTTGAGCTGCGCCTTAAAAACGCGTTACGTCACGGAGATAAAAATTGCATGGGGGTCACTCTTAATTATTCTACGGGTCTTCTTGATTGCCTTCAGGAACTCTCCCGTCACCCACTCTGGCAGGAACGTGATGAGTGGAAGAAGGCGGCCCAGGCAGGCAAGAAAAGGGGTGTAGGGCTCGCGGCTCTCTCTCACGCCATGGGATATCCTCCCGTTGTCCCTGATATTGCCAATGCAAAAATAGAGCTTACCGGAGAAGGGACAATCCGCGTATACGCCGGGGTTGTGGACATGGGTCAGGGAAATGCCTCCACAAACCTCCAGATCGCAGGTGCGGTGCTCTCGCAGGAATCCGGCTCAATGGAGCTTATTCTTCCCGATACTGAAAAAACCCTCCCCTCCGGGTCTGCCTCGGCAAGCCGTTGTACGTATGTCTACGGCAATGCCCTTATTATTGCCGCAGCACAACTCAAGGAGATAATCCTCGAAAAATCCCTGGTTGCCCTGACAGCAGATACAAAAGAGGAACTTGACATGGGACAGGGGAAAGTGGTGCACAGGCAGACCGGGCGGGAGATATCTTTCAAGGCGCTTGCATTGTCCATGAACCCCCCGGAACGCATCGCTACGGGCTTTTTTCAGGTGCCTGTCACAGAAGAGGCGAGGGACGTCATCTACATGGGTCCCCATTGTATCTTTTCTTACGGTGCACACCTTGCCTGTGTTGAGATAGACGAGTCTACCGGCCAGGTTGCGATAAGCGCGTACCTCGCTGTCACCGATGCCGGGCGCGTCCTCAATCCCGTTCTCTATGAACAGCAGATCCAGGGAGGCATTGCCCAGGGTATCGGTTATGCGTTGATGGAAGACCTTAAGATCTCGGAGGGCCGCATAAAGACTGAAGATCTTGCCGCGTATAAGATCCCTACGGCACCGGATATCCCCAACATAGTATCCATTCCGGTGGAAATAGGCGAAGAGACAGGCCCCTTCGGCATCAAGGGCATCGGGGAGATAAGTATAAACGGACCCCTCCCTGCCATTGCAAACGCGATACATGATGCATGCGGTATAAGGATTCCCCGTGCGCCCTTCACTGCCGAGCGGATATTCACAGCCCTTGGCGAAAAAAGGCAGGAGGTATAG
- the otsB gene encoding trehalose-phosphatase, with the protein MKRGTLVFKNNIKRLFLFFDFDGTLVPIRNNPADCSLSPRVRDQLEKIALSGSASIAILSGRSLADIKKRVRIKGIYYGGNHGLEISGPRIRFIHPEAKSFKHTIDRACQSIEKATRNFQGVFIEKKNLSFTLHYRMASKESKALVRHIFHKTISEEFAGDAFKVIKGKEVLELAPDVLWDKGRAALFILQRLNADCLPLYVGDDLTDETAFRALKKNGITIRVGSSKKTEAQYYLKGHREILQFLQTIYDWGAGSTLDL; encoded by the coding sequence TTGAAAAGGGGTACGCTTGTATTCAAAAATAATATCAAGCGGCTTTTTCTTTTTTTTGACTTTGACGGCACCCTTGTTCCCATTCGAAATAATCCGGCAGACTGTTCACTCTCACCCAGGGTCAGAGATCAACTGGAAAAGATCGCCCTTTCAGGGTCCGCTTCTATTGCCATACTGAGCGGCAGATCCCTGGCTGATATAAAAAAAAGAGTACGGATAAAAGGCATTTACTATGGAGGCAATCACGGGCTGGAGATTTCAGGCCCCCGGATCAGGTTTATTCACCCTGAAGCGAAATCTTTTAAGCATACAATTGATAGAGCCTGTCAAAGCATTGAAAAGGCTACCAGAAATTTTCAAGGTGTATTCATTGAAAAAAAGAACCTGTCCTTTACGCTCCATTATCGTATGGCAAGCAAAGAAAGTAAGGCGTTGGTTCGTCATATCTTCCACAAGACCATATCTGAAGAATTTGCCGGAGATGCCTTTAAGGTAATAAAGGGCAAGGAGGTACTCGAATTGGCTCCGGATGTCCTTTGGGATAAAGGAAGAGCAGCGTTATTTATCTTGCAAAGACTCAATGCGGATTGTCTGCCCCTTTATGTGGGCGATGATTTAACTGATGAAACGGCCTTTAGGGCATTAAAGAAAAATGGCATCACAATCAGGGTCGGGAGTTCTAAAAAGACAGAGGCACAGTATTATCTCAAGGGTCATCGGGAGATTTTGCAGTTTCTTCAAACGATATATGATTGGGGAGCAGGATCAACCCTTGATCTGTGA
- the hisC gene encoding histidinol-phosphate transaminase translates to MPDRPLESLVPEYIKNFEPYIPSKPDPELMKLYGVDHLYRLNNNENPLGPPPVAQEIIRRFQPPRAALYPSGDSYYMRYKLAEKFGLNPDQFLFGNGANEVIAFVIKAFCQEGDNIITADKTFAVYEWVATFSGFEARLVPLIDFGFDDAAMLERIDERTKILFVCNPNNPTGTYWNSARLRNFLDTIGGRQIVVVDEAYCEFVDEPDFPNAMELSKEYPNLVVFRTFSKMFGLAGLRIGYLAGSMEVVDIIRRTCVVYSVNAVAQEAALAAIDDDEHIGKTRKLVHAEKEYLRRELAQIGLETQCGEGCYIMIRLPMNDTLAYRKLMSQGVMIRSMTGFRFPNWIRVSISQHEAMEAFIAGLKRILS, encoded by the coding sequence ATGCCTGACAGACCGCTTGAAAGTCTTGTGCCTGAATACATAAAAAACTTTGAACCCTACATCCCGAGTAAACCGGACCCCGAACTTATGAAACTCTATGGGGTCGATCACTTATACCGCCTCAATAACAATGAAAATCCTCTGGGACCCCCGCCTGTTGCCCAGGAGATTATCCGGCGCTTTCAGCCTCCCAGGGCTGCTCTCTATCCCAGCGGGGATTCTTACTACATGCGCTATAAGCTCGCCGAAAAATTCGGCCTTAACCCTGACCAGTTTCTCTTCGGCAACGGGGCCAATGAGGTCATCGCCTTCGTGATCAAGGCCTTTTGTCAGGAAGGCGACAACATCATCACCGCGGATAAGACCTTTGCCGTCTATGAGTGGGTGGCTACATTCTCAGGGTTTGAGGCGCGCCTCGTGCCCCTCATCGATTTCGGGTTTGATGATGCGGCAATGCTGGAGAGGATCGATGAGCGGACCAAGATCCTTTTTGTATGCAACCCCAACAACCCTACCGGCACATACTGGAATTCGGCAAGGCTTCGTAATTTTCTCGATACAATAGGGGGGCGTCAGATCGTGGTTGTGGATGAAGCATATTGCGAATTTGTCGATGAGCCTGATTTTCCAAACGCCATGGAACTCTCTAAGGAATATCCCAACCTCGTTGTCTTTCGCACCTTTTCAAAGATGTTCGGCCTTGCCGGTCTGCGCATCGGTTACTTAGCGGGCAGCATGGAAGTGGTTGATATCATCCGCCGGACATGCGTGGTCTATTCCGTGAACGCTGTTGCGCAGGAGGCAGCCCTTGCCGCTATTGACGATGACGAGCATATCGGAAAGACAAGAAAACTCGTACACGCGGAAAAGGAATATCTCAGAAGGGAACTTGCGCAGATAGGACTTGAAACGCAATGCGGTGAAGGATGCTATATCATGATAAGGCTCCCCATGAATGACACCCTTGCTTACCGGAAGCTGATGTCTCAGGGGGTAATGATCCGCAGCATGACAGGTTTCAGGTTCCCCAACTGGATACGGGTCAGCATATCACAACATGAAGCCATGGAGGCCTTTATAGCAGGATTGAAAAGGATCCTCTCATGA
- a CDS encoding trehalose-6-phosphate synthase, with protein NHPHDKIRPFYKAADICMVTSLHDGMNLVAKEFVASCDDEDGVLILSQFTGAARELKDALIVNPYDIESMADAIYMALKMDPVERSERMGRMRATIQEQNIYRWAGSLITELTRVRST; from the coding sequence GAAACCACCCTCATGATAAAATACGGCCATTCTACAAAGCAGCGGATATCTGTATGGTTACATCCCTTCACGATGGGATGAACCTTGTTGCAAAAGAGTTTGTTGCTTCCTGTGATGACGAGGATGGAGTGCTTATTCTCAGTCAGTTCACGGGGGCGGCCCGTGAGCTGAAAGATGCCCTTATTGTGAACCCATATGATATAGAGTCAATGGCTGACGCCATTTATATGGCACTCAAGATGGACCCTGTTGAAAGATCAGAAAGGATGGGACGGATGAGAGCTACAATCCAGGAACAGAATATCTATCGGTGGGCAGGGAGCCTCATTACAGAACTCACCCGTGTCCGTTCAACATGA
- a CDS encoding MFS transporter: protein MAKKGRRYSIIDPRPTPARTPEKILGKEFLILNGMLFLTSITMALFFKFYQYLRFLGIDPGWYGFIIAADSLAGLFLQPVLSPLLHPGNARRWMSAGIALIILALFLYRTAVTVPWLIVVRILHGAGFIIFISAMMAMIVAYIPMQKSGQAFSFISTVRLLPYAIMPAVVSPLVKTPEGFIDTLWYAIILMVLSLFVPTLFKSGASSANTTGKHTRISAGELRDDIKDRNVVILLIVNLLLYSGYTTVFFFLEGFGKKAGIGNPGLFFTIATIVMICVRLAGGAFFDKTNKVLLIVSSMTFLAFCYITLPFISGNTGFFVMAFLTGLGWGIVMPVLNAIMFDVSPPRFQGLNLNLSLVMMQGGFFVGPLAGGSILKYWGYPALFYFCSFSSMMGAAFVLFKKDK from the coding sequence TTGGCGAAAAAAGGCAGGAGGTATAGTATTATCGATCCCCGGCCAACGCCAGCAAGAACACCGGAAAAGATATTGGGCAAAGAATTTCTTATCCTTAACGGGATGCTCTTTCTCACTTCCATTACCATGGCGCTATTCTTCAAGTTTTATCAGTACCTTCGCTTTCTTGGAATAGACCCCGGCTGGTACGGTTTTATCATCGCCGCCGACTCGCTTGCCGGTCTCTTTTTGCAGCCGGTTCTGAGTCCGCTTTTGCACCCCGGCAATGCCAGGAGATGGATGTCCGCGGGTATTGCCTTGATAATCCTTGCCCTTTTTCTTTACAGGACGGCTGTTACGGTGCCATGGCTTATTGTGGTACGCATCCTTCACGGAGCGGGCTTTATTATATTTATCTCCGCCATGATGGCCATGATCGTAGCTTACATACCCATGCAAAAGAGCGGGCAGGCCTTCAGCTTCATCTCTACGGTACGGCTCCTTCCCTATGCGATCATGCCGGCCGTTGTAAGCCCTCTGGTGAAGACACCGGAAGGTTTTATCGATACACTGTGGTATGCAATCATTCTTATGGTACTATCCTTGTTTGTACCCACCCTCTTCAAATCGGGCGCATCGTCTGCAAACACCACAGGAAAACACACAAGGATAAGCGCAGGGGAATTGCGCGATGATATCAAAGACAGGAATGTCGTGATCCTTCTCATCGTCAATCTTCTTCTCTACAGCGGCTATACTACGGTTTTTTTCTTTCTGGAAGGGTTTGGAAAAAAGGCAGGGATAGGAAATCCCGGCTTGTTCTTCACTATCGCCACTATCGTTATGATCTGCGTGAGGCTTGCAGGGGGTGCCTTTTTTGACAAAACGAACAAGGTCCTGCTCATAGTATCATCCATGACCTTTCTTGCCTTTTGTTACATTACATTACCCTTTATCTCAGGCAATACCGGATTTTTTGTCATGGCCTTCCTCACCGGTCTCGGGTGGGGCATTGTCATGCCGGTATTGAATGCCATCATGTTTGACGTGTCGCCTCCCCGCTTTCAAGGCCTTAACCTGAACCTCTCCCTTGTCATGATGCAGGGAGGATTTTTCGTGGGTCCCCTGGCAGGCGGTTCTATACTGAAATACTGGGGTTATCCTGCACTTTTTTATTTCTGTAGTTTCTCGAGCATGATGGGTGCCGCCTTTGTACTTTTCAAGAAAGATAAATAA